A stretch of Natator depressus isolate rNatDep1 chromosome 2, rNatDep2.hap1, whole genome shotgun sequence DNA encodes these proteins:
- the MEP1B gene encoding meprin A subunit beta → MVHLDYHYKRFPPRHHSLAGIAYLITLVTPTPESFEVDVDGGIDRDILDINEALGLNLFEGDIKLDGERNSIIGDNYRWPLTIPYVLEDSLEMNAKGLILKAFERYRLKTCIDFKPWEGEKNYISVFKGSGCWSYVGNRQKGKQQLSIGANCDRIATIQHEFLHALGFWHEQSRSDRDDYVSIMWDRIQSGKEHNFNTYDDKTSSALNVPYDYTSVMHYSKTSFMNGTEPTIVTNIPEFMDVIGQRMDFSDYDLQKLNRLYNCTSSLSFMDTCSFELENVCGMIQSSEDNSDWQRVSQVLAGPHTDHTNMGDCKDTGYFMHFNTSAGSVGNTATLESRILYPKRGFQCLQFYYYNSGHESDKLNILVREYALASSNSALRLVERIQGSPLDYWQLYHVPLNATSKFRIVFEGIKGNGSSNGGLSIDDINLSETQCPHHVWHIRNFTHLLNTSPAQNKIYSPPFYSSKGYAFQVGLYVNGTSSNPFNLAIYLHLISGVNDDHLQWPCEWQQATMMLLDQNPDIRQRMSNQRSVTTDLSVLTDSSSYFWDRPDKVGSPANFANGTQFMRGPGRGTSAFLTHERLRSLNFIKEDGVYILLTMEDISHLISTEPNFTNAISTATTIPTTVPVTATLNFCANGGISIVVDEKPVCRCPAGNDWWYMGEKCEKRGSTKENIIIAVSSTMAVFVIMLLVTIISTCCMKKKYHQKMIKNKEAWILENNQHLRHKMNEI, encoded by the exons CCTACTCCAGAGTCATTTG aagtaGATGTAGATGGTGGAATTGATCGAGATATCTTGGACATCAATGaag CTTTAGGACTGAACCTTTTTGAGGGAGATATCAAACTTGATGGG GAACGAAACTCCATTATTGGTGACAACTATCGGTGGCCCCTCACCATCCCATATGTCCTTGAGGATAGCCTGG AAATGAATGCTAAAGGACTTATCCTCAAAGCATTTGAACGGTATCGCCTAAAAACCTGTATTGACTTCAAACcttgggaaggagaaaaaaattatatatcaGTGTTCAAGGGCAGTGG ttGCTGGTCCTATGTAGGGAACCGCCAAAAAGGGAAGCAACAACTCTCAATTGGAGCCAACTGCGACAGGATTGCAACTATTCAACATGAGTTCCTTCATGCACTCGGATTCTGGCATGAGCAATCACGATCCGACCGGGATGATTATGTCTCCATAATGTGGGACAGAATTCAGTCTG GTAAAGAACACAATTTCAATACATACGATGATAAAACATCAAGTGCCCTGAACGTTCCTTACGATTACACTTCTGTGATGCACTATAGTAAAACGTCGTTCATGAATGGAACTGAACCAACCATAGTAACTAACATACCAGAATTCATGGATGTGATTGGGCAACGAATGGATTTCAGTGATTATGATCTCCAGAAGCTAAATCGCCTATACAACTGCA CCTCCTCACTAAGCTTTATGGACACATGCAGTTTTGAACTTGAAAATGTGTGCGGCATGATTCAAAGTTCAGAAGATAACAGTGACTGGCAGCGTGTGTCTCAGGTACTTGCCGGCCCACATACTGATCATACCAATATGGGAGACTGCAAAG ATACTGGGTACTTCATGCATTTTAACACCAGTGCTGGCAGCGTGGGAAACACAGCTACTCTGGAGAGCCGAATTCTATATCCCAAAAGAGGATTTCAGTGCTTACAATTCTATTATTACAACAGTGGTCATGAAAGTGATAAGCTGAACATCTTAGTCAGGGAGTATGCTTTAGCCAGCTCCAATAGTGCTTTAAGACTCGTTGAAAGGATACAAG GTTCACCTCTGGATTATTGGCAGCTTTACCATGTTCCTTTGAACGCCACAAGTAAATTCAGGATTGTATTTGAAGGCATAAAAGGAAATGGTTCATCAAATGGTGGCCTTTCTATTGATGACATTAACCTTTCAGAAACACAGTGTCCCCATCATGTCTGGCATATAAGAAATTTCACACATCTCCTCAATACAAGTCctgcacaaaataaaatatacagtcCTCCTTTTTACTCTAGTAAAGGATATGCTTTTCAGGTTGGCTTGTATGTGAATGGTACCAGTAGCAACCCATTTAACTTAGCAATATATTTGCACTTAATCTCTGGAGTAAATGATGATCATCTGCAGTGGCCTTGTGAATGGCAACAAGCTACTATGATGCTGTTGGATCAAAATCCTGATATTCGTCAACGCATGTCAAATCAAAGAAGTGTAACAACAGATCTATCTGTATTAACAG aTTCCTCATCTTATTTTTGGGACAGGCCAGACAAAGTAGGATCGCCTGCTAATTTCGCTAATGGGACTCAATTCATGAGAGGGCCAGGACGTGGAACTAGTGCATTTCTAACTCATGAAAGGCTTAGAAGCCTCAACTTCATCAAAGAAGATGGTGTTTACATTCTTTTAACAATGGAAG ataTCTCACATCTGATATCAACTGAACCAAACTTTACAAATGCCATCTCCACAGCAACCACCATTCCCACAACAGTACCCGTGACAGCAACTCTAAATTTCTGTGCAAATGGTGGTATCTCCATTGTAGTCGATGAAAAACCAGTGTGCAG ATGTCCAGCAGGTAATGACTGGTGGTATATGGGAGAAAAGTGTGAGAAGAGAGGCTCAACtaaagaaaatattataatagCTGTTTCCTCAACAATGGCTGTATTTGTCATTATGCTCCTTGTCACTATTATAAGCACATGTTGCATGAAGAAGAAATACCaccaaaaaatgataaaaaacaaagAAGCTTGGATTTTAGAAAAC AATCAACATCTGAGACATAAAATGAATGAAATCTGA